One region of Culex pipiens pallens isolate TS chromosome 2, TS_CPP_V2, whole genome shotgun sequence genomic DNA includes:
- the LOC120416605 gene encoding uncharacterized protein LOC120416605, translating into MLPLSLLKTAQSHPMLVELKNGETYNGHLVSCDTWMNINLREVICTSKDGDKFWRMPECYIRGSTIKYLRIPDEVIDMVKEDVQAKSRNRTELNKGGGGGGGRNQGGGGGMGQQGGRGGPGGGQRNNANNRNTFGGGQGGGGGGGGGGGGNRPNNRAGLGNPNRNALNKK; encoded by the exons CTGGTGGAGCTCAAAAATGGCGAAACATACAACGGTCACTTGGTGAGCTGCGACACCTGGATGAACATCAATCTTCGCGAGGTCATCTGCACATCAAAG GACGGTGATAAGTTTTGGCGAATGCCCGAGTGTTACATCCGCGGCAGCACCATCAAGTATCTGCGCATTCCGGACGAGGTGATCGACATGGTGAAGGAGGACGTCCAGGCCAAGTCGCGGAACCGGACGGAGCTGAACaagggcggcggcggcggtggggGCCGCAACCAGGGCGGAGGTGGCGGCATGGGTCAGCAGGGTGGCCGCGGTGGTCCCGGCGGTGGTCAGCGCAACAATGCCAACAATCGGAACACCTTCGGTGGGGGacagggtggtggtggtggcggcggcggcggtggtggcGGGAATCGACCGAACAACCGGGCCGGCCTGGGCAATCCCAATCGGAACGCGCTCAACAAGAAGTAA